A DNA window from Lutra lutra chromosome 8, mLutLut1.2, whole genome shotgun sequence contains the following coding sequences:
- the LOC125107861 gene encoding LOW QUALITY PROTEIN: protein PBDC1-like (The sequence of the model RefSeq protein was modified relative to this genomic sequence to represent the inferred CDS: inserted 1 base in 1 codon), whose amino-acid sequence METTSGTAELVSGELASVAYALSLPAESYGNDSDIEMAWAMKAMQHAEVYYKLISSVDPQFLKLTKVDDQIYSEFRENFEKLRIDVLDLEELKSESAKEKRRPFCLKFEGIVEDFNYGTLLQLDCSQGYTEENTIFAPRIQFLAIEIAQNREGYNKAVYTSVHDKEEEKEGNCGREKGTDXGQAEEKGAISEREKTKTNKGEEKEKGADKEISKSGETAM is encoded by the exons ATGGAGACGACCAGTGGAACTGCTGAGCTGGTTTCAGGAGAACTGGCGTCTGTGGcatatgctctttctctcccagcCGAGTCTTATGGCAACGATTCTGATATTGAGATGGCTTGGGCCATGAAAGCAATGCAGCATGCTGAAGTCTACTACAAGCTGATTTCATCAGTTGACCCACAGTTCCTGAAACTCACCAAAGTGGATGACCAAATCTATTCTGAGTTTCGGGAAAATTTTGAGAAACTCAGGATAGATGTGTTGGATCTAGAAGAGCTCAAATCAGAATCAGCTAAAGAGAAGAGGAGGCCATTCTGCTTGAAGTTTGAAGGGATTGTAGAAGACTTCAATTATGGTACTTTGTTGCAACTGGATTGTTCCCAGGGCTACACTGAGGAAAACACCATCTTTGCCCCCAGGATACAATTTTTGGCAATTGAAATTGCTCAGAACCGAGAAGGCTATAACAAAGCAGTTTACACCAGTGTTCATgacaaagaagaagagaaagaaggcaactgtggaagagagaaaggaactg AGGGAcaggcagaagagaaaggagccatcagtgaaagagaaaaaacaaaaaccaacaaaggagaagaaaaagagaaaggagccgACAAAGAAATTAGCAAGAGTGGTGAAACAGCTATGTAA